The Maylandia zebra isolate NMK-2024a linkage group LG7, Mzebra_GT3a, whole genome shotgun sequence genome contains a region encoding:
- the camsap1a gene encoding calmodulin-regulated spectrin-associated protein 1a isoform X4 codes for MDVEVSAGRDSTWRRAAAATANDDGAGGGGGGGVMEAQVVPLELYDCARAKIDANLRWLFAKAYGTDHVPADLRDPFYTDQYEQEHIKPPIIRMLQSGELYCRVCGLILHAEQASSLQNHQSVIQALSRKGIYVLETDNAPVSDLDLSASPIKMSAHIHLIDSLMMAYTVEMISIEKVVSSVKRFSTFSASKELPYDLEDVMLFWINKVNIKLREITEKECKMKQHLLDSPSHQKPDILHALAHCLLEPVEFSRVVRYRRDHLSGRTLQHFPLLDDLLKDMCDGTALLAVIHFYCPELVRLEDICLKEVPSISESVYNIQLLMEFSNEYLNKCFYLKPEDLLYSPPVLKNNVMVFIAELFWWFEIVKPDFVQPRDLQDIRDVRLLLQPKTSRSYVPISNITKRSFLTSSHSADTLATPTSPDLSTKSSSTSPSVLPLRQRQQKVVEETTPDIRHRPNSLIGPDAQHQGSKMAWPERRTRPLSQPASYALHFAPEDDADSISLARSISKDSLASNIMSITPKHMLGAGLSQHRLSGQSLLSHMRIEDEEEEIEEEELVAVIHPSVFSRHRIGSNMEQDELEMQSAAPASKVCNASRPSCFDAGPFTLDCRGDSYYLEPLLPAIPKMAKEKSISLNKQEESGESRCRGTGNARNATAGVPRTSQRKSPSSCTPTQVVESVPSSLRQLIEDSAVDSQPGKKQSEGFFLHLSDEPDQHSSFSIDCMPEAGPDSDSDIADLEEDEEEEDQMELMKEEVKGGRGKCPEEDDTAEFGEFGEGESAKLREDMKVSEREDKEDCSGRSSPCPSTISWASSCSASGSASVKMTSFAERKLLKLGLRDGYSSTSSSQKTTPDGSDVTPCPPWQLRNDSTSGLLGKEPSTVMGKNTALSSPVVPSELLQLHMQLEEQRRAIEYQKKKMETVSARQRLKLGKAAFLNIVKKGGGRSDTLPLPLKHSKESLALTSADRSKSKSQTSRDDSCLDALKVRTKGGQREEGPMNTDNRLNALSQDNGAEPDINECSRSIELLNEAISTIQQQMMQLSLQQNLLMKQSVASPPDLVPSGPSTPPDTNPTQQTPSTSDSRSYAVHFVDISAGSAAPTRRPPKLSSSQRSKAPELKQSKENSKSVKKSNIQLPECAEGEEVESTAESSRTERSLQRNTTFRVQDSTGEGTGRLSDKLKSPDPPVISSTTQFPSQDGEQEKDAAVRSRMEVASGEESTRVKGQLIEVDLSELKDQLEDGTVDAPDCVAEGEQKNVLGFFFKDDEKAEDEMAKRRAAFLLKQQRKAEEARLRKLQQEAESELKRDEARRKAEEDRIRKEEEKARRELIKQEYLRRKQQALMEEQGLVKPRPRTKARRNRPKSLHREESSSLSKGSATPDLSCSHRGSTLSLATDADSVISGGAESNRAGSVCSMESFPLSRASSRNMERDWENVSIASSITSNEYTGPKLFKEPSSKSNKPIIINAIAHCCLAGKVNEVQKSVVLEELEKCESNHLIILFRDGGCQFRAIYSYSPDTEEIIKFSGTGPRTINRKMIDKLYKYSSDRKQFTVIPAKTVSVSVDALTIHNHLWQVKRPGSARRK; via the exons ATCATGTTCCTGCAGACCTGCGGGACCCCTTCTACACAGACCAGTATGAGCAGGAACACATCAAACCCCCCATCATCCGCATGCTGCAGTCTGGAGAGCTCTACTGTCGTGTGTGCGGGCTCATCCTTCACGCCGAGCAGGCCAGCTCACTCCAAAACCACCAGTCTGTCATCCAGGCTCTGTCGAGAAAAGGCATCTATGTCCTGGAGACCGACAACGCGCCAGTTTCAGATCTGGATCTCAGCGCTTCTCCCATCAAAATG AGCGCACACATCCACCTCATTGATTCCCTGATGATGGCCTATACGGTGGAGATGATCAGCATAGAGAAGGTGGTGTCCAGTGTCAAGCGCTTTTCAACCTTCAGTGCCTCAAAGGAGCTTCCTTATGACCTGGAAGATGTGATGCTGTTTTGGATCAACAAG GTGAACATAAAGTTGAGGGAGATCACAGAAAAAGAGTGTAAAATGAAGCAACATCTTCTTGACTCACCGAGTCACCAGAAG CCTGATATATTGCATGCTCTGGCTCATTGCTTACTGGAACCTGTGGAGTTCTCTCGTGTG GTGCGTTACCGCAGAGATCACCTATCAGGTCGAACGCTCCAGCACTTCCCCTTGTTGGACGACCTGTTGAAAGACATGTGTGATGGCACAGCTCTGCTGGCTGTGATCCACTTTTATTGCCCAGAACTCGTTAGACTGGAAG ATATCTGTCTGAAGGAGGTTCCCTCTATCAGTGAAAGTGTTTACAATATCCAACTACTGATGGAGTTTTCAAACGAGTATTTGAACAAATGCTTCTATCTGAAGCCTGAAGACCTGCTGTACTCCCCACCGGTACTAAAG AATAATGTGATGGTCTTCATTGCCGAGCTGTTTTGGTGGTTTGAGATTGTGAAGCCAGACTTTGTTCAACCCCGGGATCTTCAGGATATCAGAGATG TGAGACTGCTGCTGCAGCCTAAAACTTCTCGATCCTATGTACCCATCTCCAACATCACTAAACGAAGTTTCCTGACATCATCGCACTCTGCTGACACCCTGGCCACGCCCACAAGCCCTGACCTCAG CACTAAATCAAGCTCCACAAGCCCATCTGTGCTGCCTCTGAGACAGAGACAACAGAAAGTGGTTGAGGAGACCactccag ATATAAGGCATAGGCCTAACTCTCTGATAGGCCCAGATGCGCAACATCAGGGCTCCAAAATGGCCTGGCCAGAGAGAAGGACGAG GCCTTTATCCCAGCCTGCATCCTATGCCCTGCATTTTGCCCCAGAGGATGATGCAGACAGTATCAGTCTTGCTCGCTCCATTAGCAAAGACAGCTTAGCCTCCAACATAATGAGCATTACTCCTAAACACATGCTGGGTGCGGGTCTGTCTCAGCATAGACTTAGTGGTCAAAGCCTGCTTAGTCACATGCGCATagaggatgaagaagaagaaatagaaGAGGAGGAACTGGTTGCCGTTATCCATCCTTCTGTATTTTCTAGACATCGAATCGGGAGCAACATGGAGCAGGACGAGCTGGAAATGCAGAGTGCAGCTCCTGCCTCAAAAGTATGTAATGCTTCTCGTCCTTCCTGTTTCGATGCGGGCCCTTTTACTCTGGACTGCCGAGGCGACAGCTATTATCTGGAGCCTTTGTTGCCTGCCATCCCTAAAATGGCCAAAGAGAAAAGCATCAGCCTGAACAAGCAGGAGGAGAGCGGTGAGAGTCGCTGCAGAGGCACgggaaatgcaagaaatgcaacGGCCGGTGTCCCGCGGACCTCACAGAGGAAATCCCCCAGCAGCTGTACACCCACGCAAGTGGTGGAATCAGTTCCTAGCTCTCTCAGGCAACTGATCGAGGATTCAGCAGTCGACTCTCAGCCTGGAAAGAAGCAATCTGAAGGCTTTTTCCTTCACTTGTCAGATGAGCCAGACCAGCACAGTTCTTTCTCCATAGATTGCATGCCAGAGGCAGGGCCCGATTCTGACTCTGACATCGCAGACctggaggaggatgaagaggaagaagatcaGATGGAGCTGATGAAAGAGGAGGTGAAGGGAGGGAGGGGAAAGTGCCCAGAAGAGGACGACACGGCTGAATTTGGAGAATTTGGAGAGGGAGAGTCAGCCAAACTCAGAGAAGACATGAAGGTAAGCGAGCGGGAGGATAAGGAAGATTGCAGTGGGCGCTCTAGCCCTTGCCCTAGTACCATATCATGGGCGAGCAGCTGCAGTGCTTCGGGCAGCGCCAGTGTCAAGATGACCAGCTTTGCAGAGAGAAAGCTCCTCAAACTTGGTCTCCGTGACGGATACTCAAGTACCAGCAGCTCCCAAAAGACAACACCTGATGGCTCTGATGTCACCCCCTGCCCTCCCTGGCAACTGAGGAATGACTCCACCTCGGGTTTGCTGGGGAAAGAACCGAGCACTGTGATGGGGAAGAATACGGCACTTAGTTCTCCAGTTGTGCCTTCAGAGCTACTGCAACTTCACATGCAACTGGAAGAGCAGAGACGCGCAATCGAATATCAGAAGAAAAAGATGGAGACGGTGTCAGCCAGGCAGAGATTAAAGCTTGGGAAAGCTGCTTTCTTGAACATTGTTAAGAAGGGTGGGGGGCGCAGCGACACTCTTCCTTTACCCCTCAAACACTCCAAGGAATCCTTGGCGCTAACATCTGCTGACAGGAGTAAATCAAAGAGCCAGACCAGCAGAGATGATTCTTGTCTTGATGCTCTAAAGGTTCGAACAAAGGGAGGTCAAAGAGAGGAAGGACCGATGAACACAGACAACAGATTAAACGCTCTCTCCCAGGATAACGGAGCTGAACCTGATATAAATGAGTGCTCCCGTTCCATAGAGCTGCTCAATGAAGCTATTAGTACTATTCAGCAGCAGATGATGCAACTCTCATTACAGCAAAACCTGCTCATGAAGCAGAGCGTGGCCTCCCCTCCAGACTTGGTGCCGTCAGGCCCAAGCACACCCCCTGACACAAACCCAACACAACAAACACCTTCTACCTCAGACTCCAGATCTTATGCAGTTCACTTTGTAGATATCAGTGCCGGCAGTGCTGCACCAACTCGTCGTCCTCCCAAGCTTAGCTCCAGCCAGCGCAGCAAAGCCCCAGAGCTGAAACAGAGTAAAGAAAACAGCAAGAGTGTCAAAAAATCAAACATCCAACTTCCAGAATGTGCTgaaggggaggaggtggagagtaCTGCTGAGAGCTCTAGGACTGAGAGAAGCCTTCAGAGGAACACCACCTTCAGGGTCCAAGACAGCACAGGAGAGGGAACAGGGCGCCTCTCAGACAAACTCAAATCACCAGACCCACCAGTTATCTCCAGTACGACTCAATTTCCATCACAGGATGGAGAGCAGGAGAAGGACGCAGCTGTCAGGTCAAGGATGGAGGTTGCCAGTGGGGAGGAGAGCACAAGAGTCAAGGGTCAGCTGATTGAAGTCGACTTGTCAGAGCTCAAAGATCAACTCGAGGATGGCACTGTAGACGCCCCAGACTGCGTGGCAGAAGGCGAGCAGAAGAACGTGTTGGGCTTCTTCTTCAAG GATGATGAAAAGGCAGAGGACGAAATGGCGAAACGTCGCGCTGCCTTCCTCCTCAAACAGCAGCGCAAAGCCGAAGAGGCGAGACTACGCAAACTTCAGCAGGAGGCTGAGAGCGAGCTCAAGCGTGATGAGGCCCG GCGAAAGGCTGAAGAGGATCGCATTCGTAAGGAGGAAGAGAAGGCACGGCGAGAGCTGATTAAGCAGGAATACTTACGGCGGAAGCAACAAGCCCTGATGGAGGAGCAGGGTCTGGTCAAACCTCGCCCACGGACCAAAGCCCGCAGGAACAGGCCTAAATCGCTGCACCGTGAAGAGTCCAGCAGTCTCTCCAAAGGATCCGCTACAC CCGATCTGAGCTGCAGTCATCGAGGATCAACGCTCTCTTTGGCAACTGATGCAGACAGCGTTATCTCCGGAGGGGCAGAGTCAAACAG GGCTGGATCTGTGTGCTCTATGGAGTCATTCCCCCTAAGCAGGGCCTCCAGCAGGAACATGGAACGGGACTGGGAGAACGTCTCTATAGCCTCTTCCATTACTTCGAATGAGTATACTG GTCCCAAACTCTTCAAGGAGCCGAGCTCCAAGTCCAACAAGCCAATCATCATCAATGCCATCGCCCACTGCTGCCTGGCCGGAAAGGTTAATGAAGTGCAGAAGAGCGTTGTTCTTGAG GAACTAGAAAAGTGCGAGTCCAATCACCTGATCATCCTCTTCCGTGACGGCGGGTGCCAGTTTCGCGCCATTTACTCGTACTCTCCGGACACTGAGGAGATCATCAAGTTTTCAGGCACAGGACCGCGCACCATCAACCGAAAGATGATCGACAAGCTCTACAAGTACAGCTCAGACCGCAAGCAGTTCACTGTCATCCCCGCCAAGACTGTGTCGGTCAGCGTGGACGCTCTGACCATCCACAATCACCTGTGGCAGGTCAAGAGACCAGGGAGTGCACGAAGAAAATGA
- the camsap1a gene encoding calmodulin-regulated spectrin-associated protein 1a isoform X5, protein MDVEVSAGRDSTWRRAAAATANDDGAGGGGGGGVMEAQVVPLELYDCARAKIDANLRWLFAKAYGTDHVPADLRDPFYTDQYEQEHIKPPIIRMLQSGELYCRVCGLILHAEQASSLQNHQSVIQALSRKGIYVLETDNAPVSDLDLSASPIKMSAHIHLIDSLMMAYTVEMISIEKVVSSVKRFSTFSASKELPYDLEDVMLFWINKVNIKLREITEKECKMKQHLLDSPSHQKSPSKWYWKLVPVRYRRDHLSGRTLQHFPLLDDLLKDMCDGTALLAVIHFYCPELVRLEDICLKEVPSISESVYNIQLLMEFSNEYLNKCFYLKPEDLLYSPPVLKNNVMVFIAELFWWFEIVKPDFVQPRDLQDIRDVRLLLQPKTSRSYVPISNITKRSFLTSSHSADTLATPTSPDLSTKSSSTSPSVLPLRQRQQKVVEETTPDIRHRPNSLIGPDAQHQGSKMAWPERRTRPLSQPASYALHFAPEDDADSISLARSISKDSLASNIMSITPKHMLGAGLSQHRLSGQSLLSHMRIEDEEEEIEEEELVAVIHPSVFSRHRIGSNMEQDELEMQSAAPASKVCNASRPSCFDAGPFTLDCRGDSYYLEPLLPAIPKMAKEKSISLNKQEESGESRCRGTGNARNATAGVPRTSQRKSPSSCTPTQVVESVPSSLRQLIEDSAVDSQPGKKQSEGFFLHLSDEPDQHSSFSIDCMPEAGPDSDSDIADLEEDEEEEDQMELMKEEVKGGRGKCPEEDDTAEFGEFGEGESAKLREDMKVSEREDKEDCSGRSSPCPSTISWASSCSASGSASVKMTSFAERKLLKLGLRDGYSSTSSSQKTTPDGSDVTPCPPWQLRNDSTSGLLGKEPSTVMGKNTALSSPVVPSELLQLHMQLEEQRRAIEYQKKKMETVSARQRLKLGKAAFLNIVKKGGGRSDTLPLPLKHSKESLALTSADRSKSKSQTSRDDSCLDALKVRTKGGQREEGPMNTDNRLNALSQDNGAEPDINECSRSIELLNEAISTIQQQMMQLSLQQNLLMKQSVASPPDLVPSGPSTPPDTNPTQQTPSTSDSRSYAVHFVDISAGSAAPTRRPPKLSSSQRSKAPELKQSKENSKSVKKSNIQLPECAEGEEVESTAESSRTERSLQRNTTFRVQDSTGEGTGRLSDKLKSPDPPVISSTTQFPSQDGEQEKDAAVRSRMEVASGEESTRVKGQLIEVDLSELKDQLEDGTVDAPDCVAEGEQKNVLGFFFKDDEKAEDEMAKRRAAFLLKQQRKAEEARLRKLQQEAESELKRDEARRKAEEDRIRKEEEKARRELIKQEYLRRKQQALMEEQGLVKPRPRTKARRNRPKSLHREESSSLSKGSATPDLSCSHRGSTLSLATDADSVISGGAESNRAGSVCSMESFPLSRASSRNMERDWENVSIASSITSNEYTGPKLFKEPSSKSNKPIIINAIAHCCLAGKVNEVQKSVVLEELEKCESNHLIILFRDGGCQFRAIYSYSPDTEEIIKFSGTGPRTINRKMIDKLYKYSSDRKQFTVIPAKTVSVSVDALTIHNHLWQVKRPGSARRK, encoded by the exons ATCATGTTCCTGCAGACCTGCGGGACCCCTTCTACACAGACCAGTATGAGCAGGAACACATCAAACCCCCCATCATCCGCATGCTGCAGTCTGGAGAGCTCTACTGTCGTGTGTGCGGGCTCATCCTTCACGCCGAGCAGGCCAGCTCACTCCAAAACCACCAGTCTGTCATCCAGGCTCTGTCGAGAAAAGGCATCTATGTCCTGGAGACCGACAACGCGCCAGTTTCAGATCTGGATCTCAGCGCTTCTCCCATCAAAATG AGCGCACACATCCACCTCATTGATTCCCTGATGATGGCCTATACGGTGGAGATGATCAGCATAGAGAAGGTGGTGTCCAGTGTCAAGCGCTTTTCAACCTTCAGTGCCTCAAAGGAGCTTCCTTATGACCTGGAAGATGTGATGCTGTTTTGGATCAACAAG GTGAACATAAAGTTGAGGGAGATCACAGAAAAAGAGTGTAAAATGAAGCAACATCTTCTTGACTCACCGAGTCACCAGAAG TCTCCCTCCAAATGGTACTGGAAGCTTGTACCT GTGCGTTACCGCAGAGATCACCTATCAGGTCGAACGCTCCAGCACTTCCCCTTGTTGGACGACCTGTTGAAAGACATGTGTGATGGCACAGCTCTGCTGGCTGTGATCCACTTTTATTGCCCAGAACTCGTTAGACTGGAAG ATATCTGTCTGAAGGAGGTTCCCTCTATCAGTGAAAGTGTTTACAATATCCAACTACTGATGGAGTTTTCAAACGAGTATTTGAACAAATGCTTCTATCTGAAGCCTGAAGACCTGCTGTACTCCCCACCGGTACTAAAG AATAATGTGATGGTCTTCATTGCCGAGCTGTTTTGGTGGTTTGAGATTGTGAAGCCAGACTTTGTTCAACCCCGGGATCTTCAGGATATCAGAGATG TGAGACTGCTGCTGCAGCCTAAAACTTCTCGATCCTATGTACCCATCTCCAACATCACTAAACGAAGTTTCCTGACATCATCGCACTCTGCTGACACCCTGGCCACGCCCACAAGCCCTGACCTCAG CACTAAATCAAGCTCCACAAGCCCATCTGTGCTGCCTCTGAGACAGAGACAACAGAAAGTGGTTGAGGAGACCactccag ATATAAGGCATAGGCCTAACTCTCTGATAGGCCCAGATGCGCAACATCAGGGCTCCAAAATGGCCTGGCCAGAGAGAAGGACGAG GCCTTTATCCCAGCCTGCATCCTATGCCCTGCATTTTGCCCCAGAGGATGATGCAGACAGTATCAGTCTTGCTCGCTCCATTAGCAAAGACAGCTTAGCCTCCAACATAATGAGCATTACTCCTAAACACATGCTGGGTGCGGGTCTGTCTCAGCATAGACTTAGTGGTCAAAGCCTGCTTAGTCACATGCGCATagaggatgaagaagaagaaatagaaGAGGAGGAACTGGTTGCCGTTATCCATCCTTCTGTATTTTCTAGACATCGAATCGGGAGCAACATGGAGCAGGACGAGCTGGAAATGCAGAGTGCAGCTCCTGCCTCAAAAGTATGTAATGCTTCTCGTCCTTCCTGTTTCGATGCGGGCCCTTTTACTCTGGACTGCCGAGGCGACAGCTATTATCTGGAGCCTTTGTTGCCTGCCATCCCTAAAATGGCCAAAGAGAAAAGCATCAGCCTGAACAAGCAGGAGGAGAGCGGTGAGAGTCGCTGCAGAGGCACgggaaatgcaagaaatgcaacGGCCGGTGTCCCGCGGACCTCACAGAGGAAATCCCCCAGCAGCTGTACACCCACGCAAGTGGTGGAATCAGTTCCTAGCTCTCTCAGGCAACTGATCGAGGATTCAGCAGTCGACTCTCAGCCTGGAAAGAAGCAATCTGAAGGCTTTTTCCTTCACTTGTCAGATGAGCCAGACCAGCACAGTTCTTTCTCCATAGATTGCATGCCAGAGGCAGGGCCCGATTCTGACTCTGACATCGCAGACctggaggaggatgaagaggaagaagatcaGATGGAGCTGATGAAAGAGGAGGTGAAGGGAGGGAGGGGAAAGTGCCCAGAAGAGGACGACACGGCTGAATTTGGAGAATTTGGAGAGGGAGAGTCAGCCAAACTCAGAGAAGACATGAAGGTAAGCGAGCGGGAGGATAAGGAAGATTGCAGTGGGCGCTCTAGCCCTTGCCCTAGTACCATATCATGGGCGAGCAGCTGCAGTGCTTCGGGCAGCGCCAGTGTCAAGATGACCAGCTTTGCAGAGAGAAAGCTCCTCAAACTTGGTCTCCGTGACGGATACTCAAGTACCAGCAGCTCCCAAAAGACAACACCTGATGGCTCTGATGTCACCCCCTGCCCTCCCTGGCAACTGAGGAATGACTCCACCTCGGGTTTGCTGGGGAAAGAACCGAGCACTGTGATGGGGAAGAATACGGCACTTAGTTCTCCAGTTGTGCCTTCAGAGCTACTGCAACTTCACATGCAACTGGAAGAGCAGAGACGCGCAATCGAATATCAGAAGAAAAAGATGGAGACGGTGTCAGCCAGGCAGAGATTAAAGCTTGGGAAAGCTGCTTTCTTGAACATTGTTAAGAAGGGTGGGGGGCGCAGCGACACTCTTCCTTTACCCCTCAAACACTCCAAGGAATCCTTGGCGCTAACATCTGCTGACAGGAGTAAATCAAAGAGCCAGACCAGCAGAGATGATTCTTGTCTTGATGCTCTAAAGGTTCGAACAAAGGGAGGTCAAAGAGAGGAAGGACCGATGAACACAGACAACAGATTAAACGCTCTCTCCCAGGATAACGGAGCTGAACCTGATATAAATGAGTGCTCCCGTTCCATAGAGCTGCTCAATGAAGCTATTAGTACTATTCAGCAGCAGATGATGCAACTCTCATTACAGCAAAACCTGCTCATGAAGCAGAGCGTGGCCTCCCCTCCAGACTTGGTGCCGTCAGGCCCAAGCACACCCCCTGACACAAACCCAACACAACAAACACCTTCTACCTCAGACTCCAGATCTTATGCAGTTCACTTTGTAGATATCAGTGCCGGCAGTGCTGCACCAACTCGTCGTCCTCCCAAGCTTAGCTCCAGCCAGCGCAGCAAAGCCCCAGAGCTGAAACAGAGTAAAGAAAACAGCAAGAGTGTCAAAAAATCAAACATCCAACTTCCAGAATGTGCTgaaggggaggaggtggagagtaCTGCTGAGAGCTCTAGGACTGAGAGAAGCCTTCAGAGGAACACCACCTTCAGGGTCCAAGACAGCACAGGAGAGGGAACAGGGCGCCTCTCAGACAAACTCAAATCACCAGACCCACCAGTTATCTCCAGTACGACTCAATTTCCATCACAGGATGGAGAGCAGGAGAAGGACGCAGCTGTCAGGTCAAGGATGGAGGTTGCCAGTGGGGAGGAGAGCACAAGAGTCAAGGGTCAGCTGATTGAAGTCGACTTGTCAGAGCTCAAAGATCAACTCGAGGATGGCACTGTAGACGCCCCAGACTGCGTGGCAGAAGGCGAGCAGAAGAACGTGTTGGGCTTCTTCTTCAAG GATGATGAAAAGGCAGAGGACGAAATGGCGAAACGTCGCGCTGCCTTCCTCCTCAAACAGCAGCGCAAAGCCGAAGAGGCGAGACTACGCAAACTTCAGCAGGAGGCTGAGAGCGAGCTCAAGCGTGATGAGGCCCG GCGAAAGGCTGAAGAGGATCGCATTCGTAAGGAGGAAGAGAAGGCACGGCGAGAGCTGATTAAGCAGGAATACTTACGGCGGAAGCAACAAGCCCTGATGGAGGAGCAGGGTCTGGTCAAACCTCGCCCACGGACCAAAGCCCGCAGGAACAGGCCTAAATCGCTGCACCGTGAAGAGTCCAGCAGTCTCTCCAAAGGATCCGCTACAC CCGATCTGAGCTGCAGTCATCGAGGATCAACGCTCTCTTTGGCAACTGATGCAGACAGCGTTATCTCCGGAGGGGCAGAGTCAAACAG GGCTGGATCTGTGTGCTCTATGGAGTCATTCCCCCTAAGCAGGGCCTCCAGCAGGAACATGGAACGGGACTGGGAGAACGTCTCTATAGCCTCTTCCATTACTTCGAATGAGTATACTG GTCCCAAACTCTTCAAGGAGCCGAGCTCCAAGTCCAACAAGCCAATCATCATCAATGCCATCGCCCACTGCTGCCTGGCCGGAAAGGTTAATGAAGTGCAGAAGAGCGTTGTTCTTGAG GAACTAGAAAAGTGCGAGTCCAATCACCTGATCATCCTCTTCCGTGACGGCGGGTGCCAGTTTCGCGCCATTTACTCGTACTCTCCGGACACTGAGGAGATCATCAAGTTTTCAGGCACAGGACCGCGCACCATCAACCGAAAGATGATCGACAAGCTCTACAAGTACAGCTCAGACCGCAAGCAGTTCACTGTCATCCCCGCCAAGACTGTGTCGGTCAGCGTGGACGCTCTGACCATCCACAATCACCTGTGGCAGGTCAAGAGACCAGGGAGTGCACGAAGAAAATGA